A single genomic interval of Chloroflexota bacterium harbors:
- a CDS encoding MFS transporter: protein MVRHIRLSDTTRLLISLYAPAMVMSLGQGMVVPTIPKLAGAFDVSPGLAAQLVTAGMLGRVIAGIPAGHLLDRYGRRPILLAGPIIVAAASALTAIAPSFAVLLGAQFFAGLGVAAWQVAREVTVVDVVRPEQRGRMISGFHGMNSVGIAIGPVLGGIVTDAVGFRAVFWAYALIACFTFAATIHIPETSRARPAGDQRMAAIGRLSEVDPYFRTTYVVLVINTFVAMMRGTLITSLIPLYVGFQLGHTSTEIGSWFGVYGLANMLMIAPTGMLLDTRGRKAVVMPSAYLATAVFLAFPLATGAASLSALAVLCGVSSGLALGSMATYTYDVIPEHARARLQALRRLFGDIGSVLGPAAAGTIADAVSPSAAFWVFVPLQLVSGLLITFVARESLRRVNPAVESLPPRP from the coding sequence GTGGTTCGACACATCCGCCTGAGCGACACGACTCGGCTGCTCATCAGCCTCTACGCGCCGGCCATGGTCATGAGCCTCGGGCAGGGTATGGTCGTACCCACGATCCCAAAGCTCGCCGGCGCGTTCGACGTGTCGCCGGGTCTGGCCGCGCAGCTCGTTACGGCGGGCATGCTGGGACGGGTCATCGCCGGAATCCCGGCCGGGCACCTCCTCGACCGCTACGGGCGGCGGCCGATCCTCCTCGCGGGTCCCATCATCGTGGCCGCCGCTTCGGCGCTGACCGCCATCGCTCCGTCGTTCGCCGTGCTGCTCGGCGCCCAGTTCTTCGCGGGATTGGGCGTCGCTGCCTGGCAGGTCGCGCGGGAGGTGACCGTTGTCGACGTCGTCCGACCGGAGCAGCGCGGCCGCATGATCAGCGGATTTCATGGCATGAACTCGGTAGGCATCGCGATCGGCCCCGTGCTTGGTGGAATCGTCACCGACGCGGTCGGGTTCCGGGCTGTGTTCTGGGCCTATGCGCTCATCGCCTGCTTCACCTTTGCCGCGACGATCCACATACCGGAGACTTCGCGCGCTCGGCCGGCCGGGGATCAGCGCATGGCGGCCATTGGCCGGCTCAGCGAGGTGGACCCGTATTTTCGGACCACGTACGTCGTGCTGGTGATCAACACGTTTGTTGCGATGATGCGGGGTACGTTGATCACCAGCCTCATCCCACTCTACGTCGGATTTCAGCTCGGCCATACGTCCACGGAGATCGGAAGCTGGTTCGGCGTGTACGGCCTGGCCAATATGTTGATGATCGCGCCCACGGGCATGCTGCTCGATACGCGGGGGCGGAAGGCCGTCGTCATGCCGAGCGCCTACCTGGCGACCGCGGTATTCTTGGCCTTTCCCCTGGCGACAGGCGCCGCGTCTCTGTCGGCGTTGGCCGTCCTGTGCGGTGTGTCGTCGGGGCTTGCGCTCGGCTCGATGGCGACCTACACGTACGACGTTATTCCAGAGCACGCGCGAGCGCGTCTCCAGGCGTTGCGCCGGCTTTTCGGCGATATCGGCTCCGTTCTGGGTCCGGCCGCCGCGGGGACTATCGCAGACGCCGTGAGCCCGTCAGCGGCTTTCTGGGTGTTCGTGCCGCTGCAGCTCGTGTCCGGTCTGCTGATCACGTTCGTCGCCCGCGAGTCCCTTCGCCGGGTGAACCCGGCGGTGGAGAGCCTCCCACCGCGTCCCTGA